A window of Punica granatum isolate Tunisia-2019 chromosome 8, ASM765513v2, whole genome shotgun sequence genomic DNA:
TCGGTGTAGTTTTTGATTTATGAAAGCCACATagagtatatatgtatatgtgtgtatatataatatacacatGCATACATTTCAGAACTAGTGTATATTGCTGTCCGGGTTTTGATTTGTCACAGCACTATCTTTCCACTCGCAGAtgaattctattttctctaTCTTTTATCTCGTTAATTTACTAAgagttttttaaaataattgttgTTATTATAAAAACATCATTATAGTTTttataataacatatataaatcgAGAGGAATCTCAGAGTTTTTCAAGGGAAGAAGACAaacttaaataaattatagttATATAGTAATAAAGAACATCaactatccaaaaaaaaattatagttatGTAGTAATAAACTTAAATAGGTATATATGTGTTTTACACTATTGttgaaagatatatatatatatatatatatatatttataatggGTATTGTAGCGTACAACATTTCGCACAATATGCATTGTAGTATTGTCAATGTAACCAACTATCTTTAAACAATATATCGTAAGTCAAGCACTCTTGAAATCACTAATTAACCCCATCTCAAgtataacaaataaaaatgaatcTAAATAATTCGTATAtagtttttcaaaaaaaaatccaattttatatttatatcctTTTAACTTatccttattttttttgtaatctttatcattttttcttgCTCTTCCATTTTCATCctccaaaataatttaaaaaagagtatatcatatttattttttccaaataTATTAAGTTATAATAATTTCGATATtggttatatttatattctgcATGCATTGTAAtattattgattattttagttagtgcacttttttttttcaaaacaatatacaaatattttttaatttaaatgtatTCTCAAAAGacttaaataatattttatcaaaataaggTGAAAATAGAATAATAAACTAAAATTATAGTGTGAATGGATGGTACTTTAAGATTATTTATTAAGTGTATAAATTTTCGCGGATACGCATTTTTTGGAACAATAAACAATATGTGAAATCATTAAGAAAAGTATTGTTGTGGAGTCAAGAAGaacttatataaaaataataatgttaaTATAGTCAAATCAAATTTGATGATATAGCACGATCAACAATGAGTTGTAATTCTTAATCAAAAGAGTCATACATAGTGTTAGGGAGAGAGCGATTGTTCTGCCTAATGTCAATTGTAAAAATTCCAATTCTCGGTTAGCTGCTAAGATGGATCTGTGTAAAAATGGTTAGAAAGTGTGTATGCCACCCCGTTGTTTGGGCTTGGATGAGTATTGAAcctatttaaatatttttttttgagtgaaTGAAATGCACTAACACTtctccaaaaaataaaattagatgCAATTCATccattgagaaaaaataatggcatgcaaaagaaataatataacACACACCTACAATATATGTTTTAAAGTTAATTTTAGTTATTATGCTTTTatcgtaaaaaaaaagaatataatcactttgatttatatttttagaGCTAATTAGTGAACGCATGACTCGAAACATTGCGCGGATATCCATATTACTACCTAGTCCTTTTAATCTTCAATATATTCGTCGTTATTTTGTTATGAGAAGGAAATAATGACCTATTTATTGACTTGCATTTTGtgtcgttttttttttgtgagttTGTGTCGTTTCTTCGTTTGGAAAGTAATGAAAAGAGTTTTTTTATCCTTATTTTTGCATTATAAAATCCATTGTTTAAAAATTCGACCTATATAATAAGACAAATAACGTACTTACAAaaattctttctttgttttttgtttattcagttataaattgattaaaatatatatcatttaaaTGAGAAACCTTAAAGCAGTTGCAATACTCTCCGATAATCTCCAATTCgctaaaattatatatatatatatataatatttttaatttaaaagtgcataataaaccaaaacaaaataaatatagatacttctGCTAATTAAAAAAgtatctaataaaaaaaagtaaagacgACCTGATATTTCTAGAGTAGTCCACAATTTTATAAGTATTAGATTGGAATCATTGGATTGTATTAAATTAGTTGAGTTTTTTCCTCGTATATATTCAGATATTCGAAAGTCCAATAAGTCTCGAGTAATTCAATTTCAATGCTCGGACTAACACGTATCAATGGAATGGgtctaatataaaattaagctCCGGGCCCAACGCCATCTCCTCCCATTTCTTTCGCTACTCTCGATCGATCAGTTTGTTTAAAGATGACTTACTGATCGTGAATAGCATGAGGACGACACCGATGATagtaaaacaaaattatttgcCGTGCCCAAAATTTTCCAACACTATAATTCTCTTTTGGGGTTAATTAATAACCTTATAACATTTCCATTTGTATATgcattttcaataattatttcTGATGCAGAAAGCTTCATGAAGTGGGGATTCTTGCTTCTCACGTCGATGCATGCGATGACGATATACCCCTGTTCTTTAAGAAATTGTGCAATTAAGTTGTTAAGATCATATaagaaaacaaataattgATTATATTACGAAAACGAGGTGGAGGGTCCAAATCAGACAGAATAATTCTCATCTACACGatacatgcatataatataacatgttTAATTCCTACCTTAGATAATTCCAACTCAATTaaataacaacaataatacTCGATTAAGGGGCGAACCTTTATGGGTAAACAATAACACGTATGTGTTTAGTAGCTTTACTTTAATTCACACCTTCAAAACTCCTAATATTATACCTTtatgtccttttcttttcttggtaaCTGTAGTTTTATAACCTTAACAGGCAATCAGAGCGGGACATCTCAATAGATCCAAGGACGGTTTATGTATACTAAGATCTATTGAAATGTCCCGTTTTGGTTGCGTTACGCTTCGATTAGGTGCCACTTGACCATGAAATCCTACAAGAAAGAACGACTTATTATTTCTATTCCGGTCCCATGACAGAATAACCATTACGGGCATGGAATTGCTACGCACCGCTCTCCTGCCACCTTTCATACAGTGCATGCATACTTTCCTTCCGCTGAAATTATGAGATATCGCCCGTCTTTTGGGCTATTCCCCGCTTGGGCATCGATTTCGCCGGGCCAACAAGGTCTTTCCAGTAAGGCTTCACTTGAGAGTGTAGCGGCTGTTGAATAAGTGTTTATTTTATTGAGTTTTAAGTCGAAGCAGTGTTTGGTGAATTCTTCTAAAAccatgatttaattaatttttgcagTTGAAAACGTGATTTTTTTCAATGAGTCAATATCTACTAATAAAAACtgattttgtttattttatattttaagtattaattttaatttcagcagTTTCATATTGTTACCTTcaaaaaacttttatttattctaaaatcaaCGTTTAGCAATTATACTTCAGCACTTTTATTTCAGCAACATCACTACCATGCCAAGCCTAAGTCTCGAATCCCTTCATTATAGGTCATAAAATATCTCCATACCAATTACGTATTACCAggactatatatatgaaataatcACTTTAAGTAGTGGACATCTCAGGCTCATGCCCAAAAATGCACCCAGGCCGGTCTGACGGATACTTTGAAATTGGGCCGGATCCACTGGCTCAGCCCACATTGATTTTTGGGCCCATGCTTCAAAAACCCGTGGCCTTTTGGCCCAAACAAGATAGAGGGTGGGTGTCTGTGAGAGGTTTCAGCTCGGGGTTTAGGTTTCACCGAGGTTGAagcttagagagagagagagagagagagagatagagagagatggGGAGGAGAGTGCTGAGCAATGCGCTGAGCTCAATAGTGAACGCGGAGAGGAGGGCGAAGGCCACCGTGCAATTGCAGCCAATCTCCGCCGTCGTCTCCTCCTTCCTTAAGATCATGAAGGATAGAGGTAACTCAAAAAGTCATCCCTTTTTTTCAGCTCCGACGATTATTCCTACCGAGTTCGTGTGCTTCAGCTCTCGCATTTGGTGATTGAAGTATTGCCTCTCGCTTCTGATCAGCTCAGCATTGCCTGTTTGGAGGATAGTGAGTTTCTATACAGTGGTTGGATTTTGAGATAGTACTGCCTAAGGATCAATTTCAGTAATTGCAGTGCTTTAGCATTTGGAGCTCATTTGGTTACCTGGGGTTTCTCCAAATTTCTGCATTCATATGTAAAATGCGTTCAAATTCTGTTCTTTATATCGTTCTATGTCAAAACATGGCCTTTTTTTTGGTcatattttccatttcctAGAGAATGAAACCAAAATTTTGCAGGATTTCTTCCGCCCAATACGGGCCGGGTTTGTTGATCAGGAATGAGGTTATCTGCAGTTGGCTATGTTGAATGTGAAGTAGCGGAATCTTAACTTTGGCCTTGGTGTTTCGATGACCTATGGATTATGTGTTTCTGATGCATCTACTTGGCCTTGGTTTTTCAATCTGAGTCTTTGTGCTTTCTGTGgtggttaaaaaaaagagtcccTTTAGGATGATGATGGGTTCTAGGTTCGCATTTTCCAGAGAATACTTTGCTGTTGATTTTCCAAAGTTGTCCGATATTAAACTCTAGTTAGTTGTTATAGCACCTTGCTTCTGTAGTAGAATGTCGTAAATTTGTttaaagaattgaattttggaACGAATGTGGGAGCACTAATTATGTTACTTGAAAGTCTGTTTCTCGCCACCAGTTCACACTTTTGGTGCTCCTCTTTGTTAGGATATATCAAGAGTTTTGAAGTTCAAGACCCGCATAGAGTAGGGAAAATAACAGTCGAGCTGCAGGGCAGGATAAAAGACTGCCGAGCTCTTATGTACAGGCAAGATCTTAAGGCAAGGGAGATTGAACATTACCGGGTGCGCACTCTTCCGACTCATCAGGTGAATTTTTCATTGTCACTGAATTCTTGGTTCTTTCCTTGAATTACCACAAAATAGAAAAACCTTTGCTGCGTCATTGAACTCTATCTGTTTCATACTCGCAGTGGGGTTATGTTGTTATGACAACGCCAGAAGGTATCTTGGATCACGAGGAAGCGATGAAGAGGAATGTGGGAGGTCAGGTGCTTGGTTATTTTCACTAGATATTCAAGTTTCTTTTCAACTACAAGTAGATGGTGCCGGATTTCCAGCAGGAGAAATGTAGAAGAGTCATTTTCGATCATCCGAGCTTTTTTTGCTGATTCCAAAGGGATTTTTGCCTCAAATTCACCATGTGATTACCGATAGAACTTGTTGTATCTGCTGTGTAATAAGACGGTGTGGTTTTGGGAACTTCAGTCCTTTTTCTGCTACTGACTAAATCATTGTTGTTACTGCGAGGGCTTATGTTTCTAACGAGGAAAACAGTTTTCTGTTCCCCATTCTGTTTTATCGTCAGAGTGGTGCAACTTCTCGATATCAGCTCTAAACCTTTGGAGAAGAAAAACCGACGATGACGTGGGAGAAACGAAGAGGGAAAAGCTTCGTGTTTGTGATTTTCATTTCTCCCTTTCTTCATTCTGTAATCTTAATAGCTCTCCCTCATGCCCGTTGAGTATTATAGTTTCTTCAGTTTCATTCTTCGGAAATCGGGATTAAATTATAAGTATAGGATGGTTGTGGATAACTCTTGAGCTTCACAGCACGGGCAGCTCGTCCTGAATTTCATTAACTCACCAAACTTTGTCGGAGCATATTTATTGTAATACTACGTTTGCAATTCTCACTGTTGTCAACATCAACAAATCTTtactcagcaaaaaaaaaaaaaaaaaaaaactttctaCCGCTGTCCGTCACCTTCTCTGTATCTTGAAAGGCAACTCAGACaagtgaagaaaaaaaagctgAGATTAAGATTTCTTAATTGTTTAGATAAACCTAATTAACACAAGATGCCAAGAACAGGAGTTGAAAACCTGCCCGGGAATCCTGGTTaccaaattaaaaaagaaaaagaaaaaaaagatagtaGCAGTTAAACCAGCTaaagtgcttttttttttttttggctcaatCCAGCTAAAGTGATCATGTAGCTTAGAGTGGTTTGTCTTCATTACTTAATAATTTGCATAAAGTGGGAATGCAGAAAACCAGGGATCTGACATGTATTTGCACTGTTCTTGTGAATTTCCACAATGCAGAATATCCCATAAAATATTTACCTTGTTTCCTTTGGCATGCTCACAAAAtgcattataatttattttgattaattaaaactgCAAGAAAACAGAAAACGTCATTTAGGAAGTTGCTGCATGTTTTCAAAGCATTTGTCAGAACCATTTCAGTTTCTTGAATCAACCAGAGTCGGAGACATATAAACCTCATCGGTCTCCCTCCGTAGTTCAAAGATCATAAGAAAGAACCACATTGCATCAAAACCGGCTCGAGAATCATCTTATGTGTTTTCTTGCCAAAACGGAAACAAGAAAAACGTAAACACAACATAGAGACATACTTGGAGAACACAGCAAACGAAAAGAGGAGGAAACACTTTTCCAAAATGTTTTGCTGCATAGACagttaaaaagttttttttcttctctcttctctctcttcaattCTCCACACTTTAAAAGGCAGCACAGGCTCCATTTTCTCCGAAACAAATCCCCATACTCtcagagagagaagagagagagagatcaagTCATCAGCTgaactgaaaatg
This region includes:
- the LOC116215834 gene encoding 40S ribosomal protein S15a-5-like, whose protein sequence is MGRRVLSNALSSIVNAERRAKATVQLQPISAVVSSFLKIMKDRGYIKSFEVQDPHRVGKITVELQGRIKDCRALMYRQDLKAREIEHYRVRTLPTHQWGYVVMTTPEGILDHEEAMKRNVGGQVLGYFH